The following proteins are encoded in a genomic region of Xenopus laevis strain J_2021 chromosome 3L, Xenopus_laevis_v10.1, whole genome shotgun sequence:
- the LOC108710720 gene encoding uroplakin-2: MTPLLLICALVSLQRGHALRFSDLNQSNFQFFTNTDDVLGAVLSQSFMVNVPSCINAVGYVPSTLKVAVANRNPTCMVDTDSIKSLKTDPTAPVYYTGQMKVPQCRLRRDLEPVKMNSMRDLGYQVGTENCTEVSGPFCNQFLQPGTSYWVNFIILDETDTPRAYTGWSEPRTTRQVRCLDAVDLGLSGHSGGMVIITVLLSVSVFLLLLGFMAVVVVSRAPNLFTSESKDCLDMQTQPRP; this comes from the exons ATGACTCCGCTGCTATTAATCTGTGCCCTTGTCAGCCTACAAAGGGGTCACGCTTTACGATTTTCCGACCTGAACCAATCTA ATTTCCAGTTCTTCACAAACACGGACGATGTTCTGGGGGCAGTCCTGAGCCAATCGTTCATGGTGAATGTGCCCAGCTGTATCAACGCCGTGGGGTACGTGCCAAGCACCCTCAAAGTGGCTGTTGCAAACAGGAATCCAACAT GCATGGTAGACACAGACAGCATTAAATCTCTGAAAACGGACCCCACGGCCCCAGTCTACTACACAGGGCAAATGAAGGTCCCACAGTGCCGACTCCGGAGAGATTTAGAGCCAGTGAAAATGAACAGCATGAGAGATCTGGGCTACCAGGTGGGAACGGAAAACTGCACGGAAGTCAGTGGACCTTTCTGCAACCAGTTTCTACAACCAGGAACCTCTTATTG ggTGAACTTTATCATTTTGGATGAAACAGACACTCCAAGGGCATACACGGGCTGGTCGGAACCCAGGACAACTAGACAAG TAAGATGTTTGGATGCCGTGGACCTTGGACTATCAGGTCACTCTGGTGGAATGGTGATCATCACTGTACTGTTGTCAGTATCAGTCTTTCTGCTCCTCCTTGGATTTATGGCTGTTGTAGTTGTCAGCAGAGCCCCAAACCTGTTCACTTCAGAGAGTAAGGATTGCTTGGACATGCAAACACAGCCTAGGCCATGA